Genomic segment of Clostridia bacterium:
CAGCGGCGCGGCGAGCACGACGGCGAGCTGCGTGAGAGGCGCCTGGATGCCCGCCAGAACCTTCGCGAGAAGAACCTCCCGCGGCGGGAGATCCGCAAGAGCCTTGACCTCCGCGGCCGAGACGACGCGACCCTCCAGGATGCCCGCCTTGATCTGCAGTTGCTGGTGATCCTTCGCGAAGGCGCTCAGCTCCCGGGCGGCCGCCGTGGCGTCCGAGAAGCTGAAGGCGATCGCCGTCGGCCCTTCGAGATGCGGCTCCAGCCCCGTGATGCCCGCCTGCTTGGCCGCCAAGCCCAGCAGCGTGTTCTTGACGACCGAGTACTCCACGCCCGCGGCCCGCAGGCGCCGGCGCAGCTCGGTGTCGTCCGCCACGGTGAGCCCGCGGAAATCCGCCAGCACCGCCGCCGGCGCGCGCTCGAGCTTCTCTTTGATCTCAGCCACGCGGGCCTCTTTCAGCTCGCGGTTGCGCGACAATGTCCCACCCCCCAACACAGACGCCCCTCCGTAGACGCACGGAGGGGCGAACGCCGGACCCCGCCGCCGCAGCGGCGGGCCAAACTTTCGGTGATCGCGCCTCGGCAGGCGGCCCCGGTGGGGCGCTTACGCCAACGCACCTGCTGTCTACGGCCGGGTATCAAGTTGTGGAAAACACTCCGCGGCGCCAAGCCGCCGCGGCGGATTGTACCACCGCGCGGAGGGCGGCGCAAGCCGCCGGTTACGCCGTGGCCCGCGACGGAAGGATCCGCACCGACGGGCCCATGGTGCTGGACACGGCCACGGACCGGATGTACTGGCCCTTCGCGGCCGCCGGCTTGGCCCGCACGAGGGCCTCCATGAGCGCCCGGAAGTTCTCCTCAAGCTGCTCGACGCTGAAGGAGGCCTTGCCGATCGGCGCGTGGACGATGCCGCTCCGATCCGTGCGGTACTCGATCTTGCCCGCCTTGATCTCCTTGACGGCCTGGGCGATGTCGAACGTGACGGTGCCCGCCTTGGGGTTCGGCATCAGGCCGCGCGGCCCGAGGATGCGCCCCAGTTTGCCGACCGTGCCCATCATGTCCGGCGTGGCCACCGCCACGTCGAACTCGAGCCAGCCGTCCTCGATCTTCTTGGCCAGGTCCTCGGCCCCGACCTCGTCCGCGCCGGCGGCCTGCGCCTCCTTGGCCTTTTCGCCCTTCGCGAACGCGATCACGCGGACAGCCTTGCCGGTGCCGTGCGGCAGAGCCACGGCGCCGCGCACCATCTGGTCCGCGTGGCGCGGATCGACGCCAAGCCGGACCGCGACCTCGATGGTCTCGTCAAACTTGGCCTTCGCGAGCTCCTTGACCTTCGCGAGCGCCTCCCGAACGTCCTCAAACGGCTCGGGCGGCAGCGACTTCTTCGCATCGACGTAACGCTTTCCGTGCTTCGGCACGGCCGATTCCTCCTTCGAACGCGGACCCCTGGCCCGCGCCTGGTCCAAACGAGCGCCGCGCGGCGCTCTCCCATTCCGTGAACGACGAGGCGTCCGACTAGCCGACGACCTCGATGCCCATGCTGCGGGCGGTGCCTTCCACCATGCGCTCCGCCGCCTCGATGGACGCGGCGTTCAGGTCCGGCATCTTCAGCGTGGCGATCTCGCGGATCTGCTGGCGGGTGACCTTGCCGACCTTGTTGCGGTTCGGCACGCCCGACCCCTTCTCCAGCCCCGCCGCCCTCTTCAGCAGAACTGCAGCCGGCGGCGTCTTCGTGATGAAGTCGAACGAGCGGTCGGCGTACACCGTGATCACGACAGGGATGATCAGGCCGACCTGATCCTTGGTGCGCTCGTTGAACTCCTTCGTGAACTGCGGAATGTTCACGCCGTGCTGGCCCAGCGCCGGGCCGACCGGCGGCGCGGGCGTCGCCTTGCCCGCCGGAATCTGAAGCTTGATCTGGCCAACGACTTTCTTCGCCATCTTGTCGGCGAGCCTCCCTGAAGCGGGGCGCCCCCCGCGTTACAGCTTTTCGACCTGCGTGAAGTCCAGCTCCACGGGCGTCTCGCGCCCGAACATGGACACGAGCACGCGCACCTTTCCGCGCTCGACGTCGATGCCGTCGATGACGCCGATGAAGCCGTCGAACGGGCCGGACCGCACGCGAATATTCTGGCCGAGTTCAAGGTCGATCCGCGGCTTGGGCTTCGGCTTGGGCGCCTCCTCTTCAAGCAGGCCCATCTGGCGCAGGATCTGCCTGACCTCTTCCTCGTCCAAAGCCGTGGGCTTGCTGCCCGAGCCGACGAACCCGGTCACGCCGGGCGTGTTCCGCACGACGTACCACGAGTCGTCGGTCATGACCATCTCGACCAAGACGTAGCCGGGGAAGATCTTCTTCTGGACGGTCCGCTTCTTGCCGTCCTTGATCTCGACCTCTTCCTCCACGGGCACGAGAACCTGAAAGATCTTGTCCTCCATGCCCATGGACTGCACGCGCTTCTCCAGGTTGGCCTTCACCTTGTTCTCGTACCCGGAGTACGTGTGGATGACGTACCAGTTCGCGTTCGCGTGCCGTTCCAGCAGCTTGTGTTCAGCCATCAACCGCGGCGCTCCCCGTCATCCCTTTAGAACTGGACAAGCAGGCCAAGCAGGTAGCCGAGAATGGAATCGAAGATCCAGATCGAGACGGCGACCAGCGTGACCGCCGCGATGACGACGCCCGTGTAGATCGCCGTCTCGCGGCGGGTCGGCCAGACGATCTTGCGCGTCTCCGCCAGGACCTCACGAAAGAACTTGGAGGCGCGTGCGAAGGAGCCCTTCAAGAAAGAATACCCCCGGCATAAAATTGGCAGGCCCGGAGGGACTCGAACCCCCAACATGCGGTTTTGGAGACCGCCGCTCTACCAATTGGAGCTACGGGCCTGTGCAAACTCTTCGGTTCGTTGAGACCGGCTCGCTGCCGCGTCCTCACCGCGTCTCGCGGTGGAGCGTGTGCGCGCGACAGAACTTGCAGTACTTGCGAAGCTCCAGGCGAGAGTTGTCGCCGGTCTTCTTGTTCTTGCTCGTCGTGTAGTTGCGCCGCTTGCACTGCGAGCAGGCCATGGTGATGATGACGCGCACCGGTGTCCCTCCTCGCCTGGGAATCTCGGGCCACGATAATCTATCATGCGCCCTTGGGCTGTGTCAACGACAGCGCTTGCCGCGGCCCGGCCACGGAGCCTCGCGCCGCCCGTGCCCCGGCCCCGCCGCGCGT
This window contains:
- a CDS encoding 50S ribosomal protein L1, with amino-acid sequence MPKHGKRYVDAKKSLPPEPFEDVREALAKVKELAKAKFDETIEVAVRLGVDPRHADQMVRGAVALPHGTGKAVRVIAFAKGEKAKEAQAAGADEVGAEDLAKKIEDGWLEFDVAVATPDMMGTVGKLGRILGPRGLMPNPKAGTVTFDIAQAVKEIKAGKIEYRTDRSGIVHAPIGKASFSVEQLEENFRALMEALVRAKPAAAKGQYIRSVAVSSTMGPSVRILPSRATA
- the rpmG gene encoding 50S ribosomal protein L33, giving the protein MRVIITMACSQCKRRNYTTSKNKKTGDNSRLELRKYCKFCRAHTLHRETR
- the secE gene encoding preprotein translocase subunit SecE: MLGVRVPPGLPILCRGYSFLKGSFARASKFFREVLAETRKIVWPTRRETAIYTGVVIAAVTLVAVSIWIFDSILGYLLGLLVQF
- a CDS encoding 50S ribosomal protein L10 encodes the protein MSRNRELKEARVAEIKEKLERAPAAVLADFRGLTVADDTELRRRLRAAGVEYSVVKNTLLGLAAKQAGITGLEPHLEGPTAIAFSFSDATAAARELSAFAKDHQQLQIKAGILEGRVVSAAEVKALADLPPREVLLAKVLAGIQAPLTQLAVVLAAPLRGFVTAANALREQRAAAG
- the rplK gene encoding 50S ribosomal protein L11 encodes the protein MAKKVVGQIKLQIPAGKATPAPPVGPALGQHGVNIPQFTKEFNERTKDQVGLIIPVVITVYADRSFDFITKTPPAAVLLKRAAGLEKGSGVPNRNKVGKVTRQQIREIATLKMPDLNAASIEAAERMVEGTARSMGIEVVG
- the nusG gene encoding transcription termination/antitermination protein NusG, producing MAEHKLLERHANANWYVIHTYSGYENKVKANLEKRVQSMGMEDKIFQVLVPVEEEVEIKDGKKRTVQKKIFPGYVLVEMVMTDDSWYVVRNTPGVTGFVGSGSKPTALDEEEVRQILRQMGLLEEEAPKPKPKPRIDLELGQNIRVRSGPFDGFIGVIDGIDVERGKVRVLVSMFGRETPVELDFTQVEKL